Part of the Polyodon spathula isolate WHYD16114869_AA chromosome 18, ASM1765450v1, whole genome shotgun sequence genome, acagcaaactgctgctatttgaactctgttggaccaacaaactccaaacataacattgtcccagtaacaatggaatacaaacatatcaaaatggttatgttttataaaacgagatggctgccaggagtatgtttacatctgaaatttaaaactgcctcagttgacaaacggtttacttgactaacttgaaacttcacaagcatcatccttgacactgtagcaatacaactgacttttaagaaactcgcactaaacaagatggctgcccaatgcatttctgaaaaaaaaaaactttcaaaatcttcttctgtggaacagttgaagttactgattttaaacttggcacattgagaactaaacacgcttagatgggtactgatactggggctttggagctgtaaaactgcctggcagttctagctACCAATTGAGTTTTGTCAGTCAAACATCAACAAAAGACTGCAGAGAACTGAATACAATTTGGTCATTGATAGTTTAGTTGTAAGACATTTCACGGTCACTTTCTTATTGTATCAGCATGGAGATGTCAATTTCTAACAGCTACCCTGAGTATCAATCGATAAACAGGAATGAATGCTTCCTGTACCTCCACTCTCAATCAGGATGTCAAACAGGTCATCCATCTGCTGGCTGGTTACCATGGGAACCTTGAAGAGAAATTCCAGTCTGTGTTATGTTACTGTTAATGGGGCAGCACAACACACTACAGAAGAATGCCTTGTGCAAACAGGGAAATATAATAACAGCCAAACCTATTATACATTACTGGgcattcattaaaaacaacttatGAAAAAAAGTAAGCGTATGAAAACCAAATAATTTCCCTTAAACGATGAATGCAATATTAATTTTTGTGAAATTTAACAATTTTATACACGTAATGTACAATCTGTATTTCAATATGTGATAACAGCAGTCTATTTCCGATCCCCCTGTGTGTCTGTATGATCTGAGCCATGTCCGGCTTTACCTGGGGCTGCAGGGGGGCCTGCATGTTCCGGGTCTGCTTCACGGCCTCCTCATAGCGAGGAGGGTCCTTGCCCTTGTGGGCGGGGTTTCCAAACGCTGAGTGTTGCAGGATGAACTGAGGCTGAGACTGGGAGGGGGAACCAGGCTGCAGTGAGAAGAAACCATAGATCCATGAAACAGGGAAGGTACTGAAATGATGGGCAACAATACTTAAGTAACAGAAGGAGTTAAAGTGGGCTGACAAGGCCGTACCTTGTGCTTGGGCCCGTTGTGCAGCGTGTGGCCTGGGGAGCCCCGTGTTGCCAGCCTGCTCTCTGCTGAGCTGTTTAGGAAACACTGCGGCTCAACAGTCACTGGCTGGCTCTGGAACTGAAACCCAGCACTGGATGTGGTGCAGGTGGGGAACGCCTGCAGAAACAAAAGACTGGATCAACCTATACAATAAGCACTATATACCAGGGTAACTCTGTGCAATACCTATAATATTAATCTAgatgttagtgttttaaattatatcaAAGCATTTGATTTCCATCATAATTTATCAGAAAAGTTAAGGTCCTACTGTCATAAacaatacacaaattaaatatgGTGTAAAAGTAATATGCCTTGTAATGTAGTGAAACAATGTGAAGATCTATAAGGAACCTCAATCAAACTCTGCAGGTCAAAGCTGGTACACTACAGAGCTGCCATCCTTCAGAGAGCGTGTTTACTGTCAGATATTCCCACAGTCAACACTAGCAACAGGACTTCAGCCAAGAGTTTACCAAGTGAATGCTTTTAATGAGATTAGGAAAGAAATTTAACATCAAGGCTACACTATTATTAGCCCTACAGCTGCAAACCAAGATTACAAGAAGACTATTAttactttaagaaaatgtttcACCCAGTTTTCACCCATAAATACAAAGATTCTTGATTATAAGTGACATTCCTTCACAGATTTTGAATGATagcctttgaattttttttttctaattgttatATTGTTTGCCAGAGGCAAAATGTTCCCAATACAGACTTTTAAaggagattttaaagaaaaactgcagCACTGTTTTTGCTCAGTTAAGATGCAAATATAACATCaatctgtgttttgttatttgacaAACAGCTGGCTGATAATaacctttatattttaaaaaggggcAGTGTCAACTCATTTAGCATTTGTTTGAGAGGTACTGTCAGGGGAAGTTCTGGAAATGGTCCCAAACCTTTGAGATGTGGTGGTTTTGGTTGAGGAGCTGCTGAGTGAATGAGGGGTCCTGGTTCTGTGGCTGAATCTGGGGAATGGAGGCCTGGATGAGGCCTGCGGCTGAAGCAGGGGCAGTGGCCTGAagaacctgctgctgctgctgctgctgctgggtagAGAAGTCATGGTCACGTTACTCTTCTTGAATGTCCAGAGACTAACTGACTGGTCTATGGTCCGTGTCTATTAATAAATTGAATGACTAATTGAGCTGTTTAactctttcagtcctgaattaagCTGCAGGCCCCAagttacataattaaaaaaggaactcctttgccgaatatacatgagaacaggacaacattttttttttgtaaatatgtttttagtaaaTGAGACTTTAAAGTCACATCCACACATAAAGAACTCGCCTAGAGgtcctgccaggactgaaagggtcaAAATAATCACTTCATGTTACTTATCAAATAGTTGTAATCACTGTTACTTTATTGTGGTTAAAACACTGACATAGCCCTGAATGATACAGGTTcctcataacaataataataataatactacattgTTAttgatactattattattattattattaaggataaaaaaataaaaaataaagaagaccACTACCTGGGGTTTCACATTAGATGTTGATGGCTGGATGGTTGTGTTGGTGCCAGAGGGGGATACTGGCGGGAGAAGTGGAGTCCTGGGCTGTGTTGTCAACAAGTTTTGAGGCTGTCCAATAACCTGGGGCACCCTCTGGTGGCTGACGAAGAACTGTTGCAGGCAGGCTGGGCCTTGGACTGGAGCCTGTggaggctgctgctgctcctgcttgaTCAACATGGATGTCTGCTGGACCACTGGAGACTGTGAGGCTTCGCGGAAAGACGAGCAACTGGGGGACATTCTGCTCTCATCCTTGACCTCTGGTGCTCCAGAGTGGTTCTGCTGGGCAGCGATGCCCGTTTGTTGTGCTTGGCTTAGTTTTTCCATCTCCAGCTGCATCTTCAGTTCCTCCACCAGCATCTGCTCCTGTTCCAGCTTCCTCTTGAGGTCTTCGATCTGCAGCTCCTTCTCATGGAGTTTGCGGTCCTTGACGGATGACTCCAGCTCCATGCTCGAGTCCTCGTCTGCCCCTTTGCGGGGGGAGGCCCCAGAGGCATGAGCAGGGGCCACGCCCATGATCTCACTGAAGGTGTCCATGGACCTGCTGTCCTCTGCGTTACGGCTGGACGGCTCCGAGGGGACAGGGGACACTGGTGGGGTGGCGTTCATGCTCTCCAGCTGGCTGGAATGCTGCCGATGCTCTTTAGCAAAGGGAGTCTGTAAAGAGGCTGACGTAGGCCCCTCCACAGCTGACCCAGAGAAGATAGTAGTGGTCATGGCACCTCTTGTGGAGATGGTGGTAGAGCTTTCCTGGTGGGGTTTCAGTCGCTCGATGAGGTCCGTTTTAGTGCCAGACACTGGGAGCCCCCTCAATTTTAGTTCCATTTTCAGCTCGGCCacctgggaaagaaaaaaaaataatcatcacTCCAGATACGAAGAATTTCTTTTAGGTAAAACAAGATACATGCTTGCTATAGAGAGATTTgggtttgaagaaaaaataaatgttttaaaataaatgcttgcaAGGTAGAAATTGCATCTTCAATCATATGCAATCAATAATATCTGGTGATtttcaaaagcaaataaataaccATAGCCTTAGGGTATTTCACTGACTTGCTCATCAAAAAGTTTTCAAGTATTGAAAACAGTGCAGGCTTTTACATATAGTATTCTAATTTGTGTATTTACATGGCCTAACAATGAATTCACCAAACCTGCGAATCATCCAACAGTGGAATAAAGAGGGGGGAGTGTTGAATAACAACTATGATGACAGCCCAGCGCTTACAATACAGCCAGCTCGCTTTTAAACATGTTCATAATGGAAAGAATTGGAAAACGCATGTGTGCGTGCCTGTCCTTGGGACCGGGTCTGGTCTGTGTCTCCTGGACAATCATGTAAACGTGATGTCTCTTTTCAGGTTCACTTTCTGAACTTATTAACAAATCTCTTCCACTTCAGCATTACATAGCGAAGCCTTTTGGAAAACGCTTAATTGACAGCGGCAAGTCCACTTCAACTGCACTCCGAGCACTTAAGGATTTCATCTCTTGGTGGGAAAAACTTTTATATATAGATGCCTGTTTAAACATGCgcaacaatatttattttggtttaattattattgatTATGAAAGCAAAAACTCAAACAGCCTAGCAAACATGAGTCCATGACTGCTATTGATAACTCTTACCTTCATATCATCCAGATTAGCAGGCAGTGGTCCCGGCTTCCGATTGGACAGGCTGCTGTTTTGTCGCAGGGTGCCACTGGTTGGCAAGGCGACAACAATGGAGGTGGGCACGTTGTTGTTCAAGGAGGTATTCTGAGTGTCGGCTGCTGGCCTGCTGTGTGGAGatggcaggagagagagagaggagagagagagagagagtctacgGGTCACACACATCTTTCAAACGTGGAACTGGCTGTCAGCTTGAAATACTCCAGAAACCCAACacatcataaaaaacaaacatctgtatTCCAAATGCCTAGAGACAAGAACCACATCCTGATGCTAATCAACATCTGGTAGAGAAACACAACCAAAGGGCCTGCAGCGACAGCTTTTTGAGTCTGTCAGCtaacaaagaaacagaattaGTCACTGATTCTTTATAGAAATGTCTGggaataaaaagacaaacagaaattGCACAATACATGAGAGGGGGATGGAGAGAGAAAAATAGAGGGGGATAGAGAAGTGAAGGGGTGATAAAGAAAGTTTGAGaaaaacagaaagagagaggggatGAGAGAAGTGGTCCTGCCTGCGAGGTGTGTGTGCAGTGGTTGGTCTGATCAGCTATGATGAAGTCAAGGGGACAGTTCTTAGGGAGCATAATTCTGCAGTGCAGGGTGTGGCCTGCGGAGGGCGTACTTGAGTGGTGCGGGTAGGATGGCCTGGTAGTtgtagtgctgctgctgctgctggctgaGGATCTGGAGCTGCAGGAAGAGCTGTTGCTGCTGGAGCAGGCGTGCGTACGACGAGTCCATGGGCGCCTCGCTGGGCTCCGCCTTCTGGTCGGGAGGGATGTACTGGTGGTACTTGAGCTTCTTAACCCGCGGCTTGGCCTCCCGGCCCTTCTTACTGCGGCTCCTCTCGCTCGCTGTCTTCGGCTGGCTCTGCTACAAAGGAGGAGAGTGACAGAAAATCTCTAAAGTTTCTCAGTatagaatacagaaaaaaactcaATTATTCATTTTGACCTACTTGGAAAAATGAAGTGAATCAGGCTCCAGTCAGCCGTGCCTCACCGATTTATGGATTTTGAAATATGTTGCTTGATACATCTTACAAGTAAGTATCCTAAATGCACCCCAAGCACACAAAACATACATccatatttaattttacaattgtGTAAACTGTTCCCAAGGCATCCtggtataaaaacatgttaatgtttctgtaattaaataaataaataaataaataaataaataaacaaacaaacatacctCAATAAATAAAAGTCAATTTAAATATAGCATCTTTGGTTTATGTGATATAAAAGATAACCCCCTTTATCTTAGATAGCAACGTGAAAAACACAGCTACAAGATAACTACAAGGTGTTAGGCATCATTGCACACACAACATCTGTTCCATCAGCGCTAGGTTCAACATAGATCACCTTGTACCTATAGTATCTGCTTGCACACTGGCTTTTCCTGTACAGTCAAGTGGAGGAGAAGGTAAAATAGGAATGCCACACATCAGTCAGCAAACAATCCTAGGGGTCGATTTGATCAATCTATACCTTGATgtgccacagctggattttaatGGAGCTCTATACAGCAGTTGGGAATTCCACTGGATCAATGGGATTATCCCAGGATCACCCCTGAAATTATCTGTTTTACTTACCATCTCTTGGGACAACTATTtgataagtttttgtttttttgtattgcagtgcAAGATTCATCAATAATGGCActcaaattaatgtaaaaaacaaaccacCTTGATTTGTTAACTAGAAATGGCCAAGCAAGTTTGCAAGGCAGgaaacatattaaaaatgaaCTTCTCGTCAACCTTCAACTTCCAGACATAATATTAAAATCCTGACTCAGCATCCTCAGGCATCAAAACTAAACTTTGTCCGATTGAGGATCGAACCCACAACCTCCCAGTGTACAGAGCAATCACAAGAGAGATGAAAaaacaagtagaaaaaaaaaaccttccactTTGTTGTTGGGATAACTGCCTGACTCAGAGAAAGAATGCACTAACAAAACAGTGGGATGCCATTGAAGGAATTTAATGGACAGAAAAAAGCACAGACACATTAAACAAAATCATTTGACATTATTGTTTTATCTTTTCCTGTACCGGTTGGTTTAATTTATAAGTCGTTATAAGCACTATTTCATCTTCAGTCAAGCACATCCCTCTGTCCGAtgtcaaaaacagttttgtttagaCACACTAACTGAAATGTGTGATTGTGCCTTCGGTTTTACTTCACACTTTCTTTGATAGTACGAATGACTGTTTAAAGTtacagtgtgttttcttttatttcttaactATATTCAACAGAAATACCAAATAAAGATCCAGCACTAGTGTTAGGAGAAGTTAGGCTGACACTCACCCTGAAAAAAGGTACTTTGTGGTTTAAAATCTGCTGAGTTTGAGCTGGCCCAGGTGGTATGATTTCCATAGTTGTGCTAGAAGTACCCCATCCTCACCTCATTCTGGTGTCAGTCAGCTCCACTCCACAAACTTATTAACACTTGCTGATACTTTATCTGTCAATCAGACTAAACCACTTGTGTCATTTCCTGGGCTCTGTGGCTCAGCCCACTCCATCAAATTTGGGGTTAACTGAATAAACCTGCTGGGTTAGTTTTCAATCTAATCTAACAGCAGGTGTTTGGCATATACACTACAGCAGTGTTTACAGACATtactactgtatacattttacacAGTATACTCTGTTCCCCCGGAACGCCTTACTGTCATCTCTTTTAGTGTATGCAGACTCACCTTTACAAGTGTAGGGGCTGgttttgaaggagctacagtgCTGATCGGCTGGAATGAATTGGTTGCCAAGCGACCGTTGGGATGCTCGGCAGCTGAGACAGGTTTTAGGAATTCTGAAGTGGGCTGTGAGAATTGTGGGCAGTACTGTGATAGAgtgcgagagagacagagatacagTAGTCTACATGAAAACAACCATTTGAAGTTTAACAAATGTGCCAGTATTCCTAATTCTTTTAAAGATGTAAATGCAAAAACGCCTGTATAACTTGAAGGATCATTATAGGTCAATGTTATCTGAATTGGTGGTGAACAGCTTTTAGTTTTGAAGGGAACTGTAAACTAAAAGAATCACAAACAGACCAAAAATGATGCTTTTAAACTTGCGCTAACTGGTGGGCACAGACAATATCATGATATTACGGACTGCTGAGGATttgtcagccaatcagagtgcacgTTTCACCTTCTGTATTCCACGACATGCCACTTTCAATCCAGCACTCATGTATGTGCCTGAGAGAGGAGGAGAACCTCCTCCCTCAGTGATATTTAAATACTGAGCAGATATACAAGCACACTGAACCCATGGTTCTGAcctgcagggaggagttgggaaGCGGGGACGAGGCCTCTCTTATTTTGTGCTCTCCAGGGGAGGCCGCTGAGCTCTGGGACTCTTGGCTGGCCGGTTGCTCCGGAGACAAGGCATCGCTGCTGTCTTCATCAAACAAGTAGACGTCCCGCGTCTTGGGGTAGTCCCCCTCGCCATCTGGGTCgccaaaacaacagcaacaaagtGCAGTTTATTAACCAATACCTTTAAAACATTATACTGTGGTGGTACCATCTAGGACAGTACAGTaacttaactagacctttaaaAGGACTGATAattggcttaattagacctttttaattgttttcagttgcagtaacattttataaaagtaacttgaactctgcaactgtttaagctggaaacaattaaaaaaaggtctaattaatcaaattactatttcaattaagggtctagttaagtaactgagagctcagttggaataaaaccagcagacacagggtgtcCCCAGGACAGGctgaaaaccactggtctagtGCTCAAGCCCAGCAATATAAAGCTGAAGGACTAGTGGATAGAAATGAGGGgctgggaggctgtgtggcctAGTGGTTTGAGCTGACGGATTGGGTTAGCGTTACACTTCTCTTAAACATTAATAATGAGCTGTGTTTTCTGTGGTAAACAGTTACAACACTCCTGTGGCAGGATTCAGAATGTAGTCCCTGCAGGGACTGCACTTGACACCTCGTGGGGGACCAGTAATCCCAGCCACGGATATCCGTCCCTATCAGAGCTCGACTGTGCACTCGGCAACTAGCTTGCTGTGATCTCACCGCTAATCCTTATATCAAAAGGTCTGTGAAGCGCTAATGGGCAACAGACAACCAGATGCAAGTCAAAGGTTTTAGCTGTTAAAGTTTCAAAGCTGTTACAGGGGCTGGGAAGCACATGTATCAGCAATGAAAGATGAAGCCTTTTCATTGTGCAGTACCTATCTGTGGATACTACCCATGCGGTTGACTtgaaacacatgtttttgtgGATTTTATACAATAGCGTGTTATAGAATGTACTGTTTCCTCACCAATGAAGGCCTGAGAGTCGACGCCCGGCTCGCTAAGCGGGGTGTGCATTACAGTCTTGTTTTATAACAGTGAGCTCTCCTTACCAATGATGGCTTCTTTGAGGCTGGAGTCGACAGGCAGGATGTTCTTCTCCACCAGCTCCAACGGACCGGGTCTCTGCGCGATCTTTTCATTGAGGTCATCAGCCAGACGGGCCCGCTTCAGCTTCAACTGGGTGGCCTGGAGAGAGGGTTCGGCCAGGGTTTCTGTGAGGGGAGACGGAACAGAGAAGGCTTGAGATGGACATGTGGATGAAATCATTACAAGCAAGAGGCTAGCATTTcaactagggaaaaaaaaaagttggtgttGGTGGCTGTAGTTATAACACTTGAGTTATAATAGTTATAGTACTTAATAAAGTATAAAAATTAATAGAGGTGAAACAAgtctgaaaaatatttatttatttatagatgcACAACTATACTATAAACACTCTATTGTGATATAGTCATTTTGATAATTCCCACCCCACCCATCATCCTTAAATCCTGTGATTACAACACACTCGGGATTCAGCGATTCCTCCAGTGCTGTCATTACCCTGAAGGATGTGCATTCTGACCAGCTCCGACCGCTCAGGCCGACTCCGGATTTTGTGCTTCAGGAAGTTTTCAGTCTGCAGAAACAAAAAGTACTTTACTCCAAAAGCCTTAACTGAAGAGTTGCTCTGTACGGCAGCAGTCCGAgaggctgacacacacacacacacaggcactgggGTGGAGGATCCTTCAGGCCCTCACCTGCTAGGACCATAAGCAAGCAGTTTCATttcactgttgtgtgtgtggtgatgtcatATGAACGTACACCCTGGTTTTGGTTAAAATCTCTCCTGACTCCATGGGGTGTGTGTATGACATCACTAAACAACAAACTCATCATCCCTCGTAAAAAGCACAATTTAATTTAActgaacacattattattattataactattaatattatttatttattgtttaattaccaGTAATTCTGCCACGCACGGAACCTTCAGCATGTGTTACTTGAATATTTTTAGGGAAGGACAATACTAGTTCACACCAATAATAGTACACTGTACAGCAGGGTTGTCAAATTGCAGTGTCTGCTGGCTTCCGTTCctcccgagctctcaattacttaagtggtctaattatgtgattaattggacacatttaacatttCTCTCCagacttcaaaatgttttataggtagtTTGCCTTGAATCAATCACATTTAttaaaccatcaactgtaaaaacttgaaaaaatagtaaatatgtcCTATTGAACAAATAGTTAGATCAATTAAGCTAATTGAGAGCTtaagatggaatg contains:
- the LOC121330777 gene encoding myocardin-related transcription factor B-like isoform X4, which produces MELHRMLGIEEDCGMQGLLAPSPRSEAVAHELEELSLQPTPNLPPLNERKNVLQLRLQQRRTREQLVDQGIMPPLKSPAAFHEQIRSLERARTENFLKHKIRSRPERSELVRMHILQETLAEPSLQATQLKLKRARLADDLNEKIAQRPGPLELVEKNILPVDSSLKEAIIDGEGDYPKTRDVYLFDEDSSDALSPEQPASQESQSSAASPGEHKIREASSPLPNSSLQYCPQFSQPTSEFLKPVSAAEHPNGRLATNSFQPISTVAPSKPAPTLVKQSQPKTASERSRSKKGREAKPRVKKLKYHQYIPPDQKAEPSEAPMDSSYARLLQQQQLFLQLQILSQQQQQHYNYQAILPAPLNRPAADTQNTSLNNNVPTSIVVALPTSGTLRQNSSLSNRKPGPLPANLDDMKVAELKMELKLRGLPVSGTKTDLIERLKPHQESSTTISTRGAMTTTIFSGSAVEGPTSASLQTPFAKEHRQHSSQLESMNATPPVSPVPSEPSSRNAEDSRSMDTFSEIMGVAPAHASGASPRKGADEDSSMELESSVKDRKLHEKELQIEDLKRKLEQEQMLVEELKMQLEMEKLSQAQQTGIAAQQNHSGAPEVKDESRMSPSCSSFREASQSPVVQQTSMLIKQEQQQPPQAPVQGPACLQQFFVSHQRVPQVIGQPQNLLTTQPRTPLLPPVSPSGTNTTIQPSTSNVKPQQQQQQQQVLQATAPASAAGLIQASIPQIQPQNQDPSFTQQLLNQNHHISKAFPTCTTSSAGFQFQSQPVTVEPQCFLNSSAESRLATRGSPGHTLHNGPKHKPGSPSQSQPQFILQHSAFGNPAHKGKDPPRYEEAVKQTRNMQAPLQPQVPMVTSQQMDDLFDILIESGEISPFVREEPSDSAKLIPVTASITTLPINTALSRPPPQIQVAPPPSLTFDPAPSLSLASENQLEAFLDGALSAHTGSQHLGSSREHLSLIDDLQNQLLSQLSSPSQPHSPMDTNELLFSTDEGSGVGFDLHDPNLDNMEWLDLTIPGPSSGLAPLGMAPPGGVFSSDFLDTHNLQLPWD
- the LOC121330777 gene encoding myocardin-related transcription factor B-like isoform X2, translating into MELHRMLGIEEDCGMQGLLAPSPRSEAVAHELEELSLQPTPNLPPLNERKNVLQLRLQQRRTREQLVDQGIMPPLKSPAAFHEQIRSLERARTENFLKHKIRSRPERSELVRMHILQETLAEPSLQATQLKLKRARLADDLNEKIAQRPGPLELVEKNILPVDSSLKEAIIGDPDGEGDYPKTRDVYLFDEDSSDALSPEQPASQESQSSAASPGEHKIREASSPLPNSSLQYCPQFSQPTSEFLKPVSAAEHPNGRLATNSFQPISTVAPSKPAPTLVKQSQPKTASERSRSKKGREAKPRVKKLKYHQYIPPDQKAEPSEAPMDSSYARLLQQQQLFLQLQILSQQQQQHYNYQAILPAPLKPAADTQNTSLNNNVPTSIVVALPTSGTLRQNSSLSNRKPGPLPANLDDMKVAELKMELKLRGLPVSGTKTDLIERLKPHQESSTTISTRGAMTTTIFSGSAVEGPTSASLQTPFAKEHRQHSSQLESMNATPPVSPVPSEPSSRNAEDSRSMDTFSEIMGVAPAHASGASPRKGADEDSSMELESSVKDRKLHEKELQIEDLKRKLEQEQMLVEELKMQLEMEKLSQAQQTGIAAQQNHSGAPEVKDESRMSPSCSSFREASQSPVVQQTSMLIKQEQQQPPQAPVQGPACLQQFFVSHQRVPQVIGQPQNLLTTQPRTPLLPPVSPSGTNTTIQPSTSNVKPQQQQQQQQVLQATAPASAAGLIQASIPQIQPQNQDPSFTQQLLNQNHHISKAFPTCTTSSAGFQFQSQPVTVEPQCFLNSSAESRLATRGSPGHTLHNGPKHKPGSPSQSQPQFILQHSAFGNPAHKGKDPPRYEEAVKQTRNMQAPLQPQVPMVTSQQMDDLFDILIESGEISPFVREEPSDSAKLIPVTASITTLPINTALSRPPPQIQVAPPPSLTFDPAPSLSLASENQLEAFLDGALSAHTGSQHLGSSREHLSLIDDLQNQLLSQLSSPSQPHSPMDTNELLFSTDEGSGVGFDLHDPNLDNMEWLDLTIPGPSSGLAPLGMAPPGGVFSSDFLDTHNLQLPWD
- the LOC121330777 gene encoding myocardin-related transcription factor B-like isoform X1 gives rise to the protein MELHRMLGIEEDCGMQGLLAPSPRSEAVAHELEELSLQPTPNLPPLNERKNVLQLRLQQRRTREQLVDQGIMPPLKSPAAFHEQIRSLERARTENFLKHKIRSRPERSELVRMHILQETLAEPSLQATQLKLKRARLADDLNEKIAQRPGPLELVEKNILPVDSSLKEAIIGDPDGEGDYPKTRDVYLFDEDSSDALSPEQPASQESQSSAASPGEHKIREASSPLPNSSLQYCPQFSQPTSEFLKPVSAAEHPNGRLATNSFQPISTVAPSKPAPTLVKQSQPKTASERSRSKKGREAKPRVKKLKYHQYIPPDQKAEPSEAPMDSSYARLLQQQQLFLQLQILSQQQQQHYNYQAILPAPLNRPAADTQNTSLNNNVPTSIVVALPTSGTLRQNSSLSNRKPGPLPANLDDMKVAELKMELKLRGLPVSGTKTDLIERLKPHQESSTTISTRGAMTTTIFSGSAVEGPTSASLQTPFAKEHRQHSSQLESMNATPPVSPVPSEPSSRNAEDSRSMDTFSEIMGVAPAHASGASPRKGADEDSSMELESSVKDRKLHEKELQIEDLKRKLEQEQMLVEELKMQLEMEKLSQAQQTGIAAQQNHSGAPEVKDESRMSPSCSSFREASQSPVVQQTSMLIKQEQQQPPQAPVQGPACLQQFFVSHQRVPQVIGQPQNLLTTQPRTPLLPPVSPSGTNTTIQPSTSNVKPQQQQQQQQVLQATAPASAAGLIQASIPQIQPQNQDPSFTQQLLNQNHHISKAFPTCTTSSAGFQFQSQPVTVEPQCFLNSSAESRLATRGSPGHTLHNGPKHKPGSPSQSQPQFILQHSAFGNPAHKGKDPPRYEEAVKQTRNMQAPLQPQVPMVTSQQMDDLFDILIESGEISPFVREEPSDSAKLIPVTASITTLPINTALSRPPPQIQVAPPPSLTFDPAPSLSLASENQLEAFLDGALSAHTGSQHLGSSREHLSLIDDLQNQLLSQLSSPSQPHSPMDTNELLFSTDEGSGVGFDLHDPNLDNMEWLDLTIPGPSSGLAPLGMAPPGGVFSSDFLDTHNLQLPWD
- the LOC121330777 gene encoding myocardin-related transcription factor B-like isoform X5, with the protein product MELHRMLGIEEDCGMQGLLAPSPRSEAVAHELEELSLQPTPNLPPLNERKNVLQLRLQQRRTREQLVDQGIMPPLKSPAAFHEQIRSLERARTENFLKHKIRSRPERSELVRMHILQETLAEPSLQATQLKLKRARLADDLNEKIAQRPGPLELVEKNILPVDSSLKEAIIDGEGDYPKTRDVYLFDEDSSDALSPEQPASQESQSSAASPGEHKIREASSPLPNSSLQYCPQFSQPTSEFLKPVSAAEHPNGRLATNSFQPISTVAPSKPAPTLVKQSQPKTASERSRSKKGREAKPRVKKLKYHQYIPPDQKAEPSEAPMDSSYARLLQQQQLFLQLQILSQQQQQHYNYQAILPAPLKPAADTQNTSLNNNVPTSIVVALPTSGTLRQNSSLSNRKPGPLPANLDDMKVAELKMELKLRGLPVSGTKTDLIERLKPHQESSTTISTRGAMTTTIFSGSAVEGPTSASLQTPFAKEHRQHSSQLESMNATPPVSPVPSEPSSRNAEDSRSMDTFSEIMGVAPAHASGASPRKGADEDSSMELESSVKDRKLHEKELQIEDLKRKLEQEQMLVEELKMQLEMEKLSQAQQTGIAAQQNHSGAPEVKDESRMSPSCSSFREASQSPVVQQTSMLIKQEQQQPPQAPVQGPACLQQFFVSHQRVPQVIGQPQNLLTTQPRTPLLPPVSPSGTNTTIQPSTSNVKPQQQQQQQQVLQATAPASAAGLIQASIPQIQPQNQDPSFTQQLLNQNHHISKAFPTCTTSSAGFQFQSQPVTVEPQCFLNSSAESRLATRGSPGHTLHNGPKHKPGSPSQSQPQFILQHSAFGNPAHKGKDPPRYEEAVKQTRNMQAPLQPQVPMVTSQQMDDLFDILIESGEISPFVREEPSDSAKLIPVTASITTLPINTALSRPPPQIQVAPPPSLTFDPAPSLSLASENQLEAFLDGALSAHTGSQHLGSSREHLSLIDDLQNQLLSQLSSPSQPHSPMDTNELLFSTDEGSGVGFDLHDPNLDNMEWLDLTIPGPSSGLAPLGMAPPGGVFSSDFLDTHNLQLPWD